Proteins from one Rhinopithecus roxellana isolate Shanxi Qingling chromosome 20, ASM756505v1, whole genome shotgun sequence genomic window:
- the IRX3 gene encoding iroquois-class homeodomain protein IRX-3 has translation MSFPQLGYQYIRPLYPSERPGAAGGSGGSAGARGGPGAGASELAASGSLSNVLSSVYGAPYAAAAAAAAAQGYGAFLPYAAELPIFPQLGAQYELKDSPGVQHPAAAAAFPHPHPAFYPYGQYQFGDPSRPKNATRESTSTLKAWLNEHRKNPYPTKGEKIMLAIITKMTLTQVSTWFANARRRLKKENKMTWAPRSRTDEEGNAYGSEREEEDEEEDEEDGKRELELEEEELGGEEEDTGGEGLAGDDEDEEIDLENLDGAATGPELSLAGAARRDGDLGLGPISDSKNSDSEDSSEGLEDRPLSVLNLAPAPPPVAVASPSPPLPPVGLDPCVPAPAPASALQKPKIWSLAETATSPDNPRRSPPGAGGSPPGAAVAPPALQLSPAAAAAAAHRLVSAPLGKFPAWTNRPFPGPPPGPRPHPLSLLGSAPPHLLGLPGAAGHPAAAAAFARPAEPEGGTDRCSALEVEKKLLKTAFQPVPRRPQNHLDAALVLSALSSS, from the exons ATGTCCTTCCCCCAGCTGGGATACCAATACATCCGCCCGCTTTACCCGTCCGAGCGTCCGGGGGCCGCTGGCGGCAGCGGCGGCAGCGCGGGGGCCCGGGGCGGCCCAGGTGCTGGAGCCTCAGAGTTGGCCGCCTCGGGGTCCCTGTCCAACGTGCTCTCGTCAGTGTACGGGGCGCCCTACGCCGCGGCCGCGGCGGCCGCCGCCGCCCAAGGCTACGGCGCCTTCCTGCCCTACGCCGCGGAGCTGCCCATCTTCCCACAGCTG GGCGCGCAGTATGAGCTGAAGGACAGCCCCGGGGTGCAGCATCCGGCCGCGGCTGCCGCGTTTCCGCACCCGCACCCCGCCTTCTACCCGTATGGCCAATATCAATTCGGGGACCCGTCCCGTCCCAAGAACGCCACCAGGGAGAGCACCAGCACGCTCAAGGCCTGGCTCAACGAGCACCGCAAGAACCCCTACCCCACCAAGGGCGAGAAGATCATGCTGGCCATCATCACCAAGATGACCCTCACCCAGGTGTCCACCTGGTTCGCCAACGCGCGCCGGCGCCTCAAGAAGGAGAATAAGATGACTTGGGCGCCTCGCAGCCGCACTGACGAGGAGGGAAACGCTTATGGGAGCGAGCGCGAGGAGGAAGACgaagaggaggacgaggaggatgGCAAACGCGAGCtagagctggaggaggaggagctcgggggggaggaggaggacacGGGGGGCGAGGGCCTGGCGGGCGACGACGAGGACGAGGAGATCGATTTGGAAAACTTAGACGGCGCGGCCACTGGGCCCGAGCTGTCCCTGGCTGGGGCGGCTCGCAGGGATGGCGACCTCGGCCTGGGACCCATTTCGGACTCCAAAAATAGCGACTCAGAAGACAGCTCTGAGGGCTTGGAGGACCGGCCACTATCGGTCCTGAATCTGGCTCCAGCGCCACCACCAGTGGCCGTGGCCTCGCCGTCTCCGCCCTTACCCCCCGTGGGCCTGGACCCCTGCGTTCCCGCACCAGCCCCCGCCTCCGCCCTGCAGAAGCCCAAGATCTGGTCCCTCGCGGAGACTGCCACAAGCCCGGACAACCCGCGCCGCTCGCCTCCCGGCGCGGGGGGGTCTCCACCGGGGGCAGCGGTCGCGCCTCCAGCCCTGCAGCTCTccccggccgccgccgccgccgccgctcacAGACTGGTCTCAGCGCCGCTGGGCAAGTTCCCGGCTTGGACCAACCGGCCGTTTCCAGGCCCGCCGCCCGGTCCCCGCCCGCACCCGCTCTCCCTGCTGGGCTCGGCCCCTCCGCACCTGCTGGGACTTCCCGGAGCTGCGGGCCACCCGGCTGCCGCCGCCGCCTTCGCTCGGCCGGCGGAGCCCGAAGGCGGAACAG ATCGCTGTAGTGCCTTGGAAGTGGAGAAAAAGTTACTCAAGACAGCTTTCCAGCCCGTGCCCAGGCG GCCCCAGAACCATCTGGACGCCGCCCTGGTCTTATCGGCTCTCTCCTCATcctag